The Fragaria vesca subsp. vesca linkage group LG2, FraVesHawaii_1.0, whole genome shotgun sequence genome includes a window with the following:
- the LOC101299737 gene encoding 60S ribosomal protein L12-like: MPPKFDPSQVVEVYVRVTGGEVGAASSLAPKIGPLGLSPKKIGEDIAKETAKDWKGLRVTVKLTVQNRQAKVSVVPSAAALVIKALKEPERDRKKTKNIKHTGNISLDDVIEIAKIMKNRSMAKDLSGTVKEILGTCVSVGCTVDGKDPKDLQQEISDGDVEVPLD; encoded by the coding sequence ATGCCGCCCAAGTTCGATCCCTCTCAGGTCGTCGAGGTCTACGTCCGCGTCACCGGAGGTGAGGTCGGCGCCGCCAGTTCCCTCGCTCCCAAGATCGGACCTCTCGGTCTCTCCCCAAAGAAGATCGGAGAAGACATCGCCAAGGAGACCGCCAAGGACTGGAAGGGCCTCCGCGTCACCGTCAAGCTCACCGTCCAGAACCGTCAGGCCAAGGTCTCCGTCGTCCCATCCGCCGCCGCTCTCGTCATCAAGGCCCTCAAGGAGCCCGAGCGTGACCGCAAGAAGACCAAGAACATCAAGCACACCGGCAACATCAGCCTCGATGACGTCATTGAGATCGCGAAGATCATGAAGAACAGGTCCATGGCCAAGGACCTGAGCGGCACCGTCAAGGAGATTCTCGGCACTTGCGTCTCGGTGGGGTGCACGGTTGACGGCAAGGACCCTAAGGATCTGCAACAGGAGATTTCCGATGGCGATGTGGAAGTCCCCCTCGACTGA